A window of the Gossypium arboreum isolate Shixiya-1 chromosome 2, ASM2569848v2, whole genome shotgun sequence genome harbors these coding sequences:
- the LOC128284622 gene encoding uncharacterized protein LOC128284622, whose amino-acid sequence MSMKTHRWINPHQILSSLTIFFVITIFVYPINSLESRRLDDSTVPGDQGVKCTPSCIQSPPPPSLPPPCPPPPSPPALPPPRPKKPPTQYCPPPPILPSPSSFIYIPDSPGNVYSIDQNFGGANRNVAVGLLGLKVLGPAVVIALAVS is encoded by the exons ATGTCGATGAAAACACACCGGTGGATCAATCCTCACCAAATTCTATCATCACTAACCATTTTCTTTGTCATTACCATCTTTGTATATCCCATCAACAGCTTGGAATCAAGGAGGCTTGATGACAGCACTGTTCCAGGTGATCAAGGCGTCAAGTGTACCCCATCATGTATACAAAGTCCTCCACCACCCTCACTGCCGCCACCATGCCCTCCACCACCATCACCCCCAGCACTGCCTCCACCTAGACCGAAAAAGCCGCCAACCCAATACTGTCCACCACCACCAATACTGCCTAGTCCATCATCCtttatatacatacccgattcaCCAGGGAATGTGTACTCAATTGACCAAAATTTTGGCGGTGCAAACCGGAATGTCGCTGTGGGGTTATTGGGTCTG AAAGTTTTAGGACCTGCAGTAGTTATTGCACTTGCTGTTTCATGA